In Hymenobacter sublimis, a single genomic region encodes these proteins:
- the bla gene encoding subclass B1 metallo-beta-lactamase translates to MFLASFLASAGCRWLLATLFLLVGSLAQASSKRPLPALRVRAVAPQVFVHTSYHMYPGTTTAVPSNGLIVQTSKGAVLIDTAWDPEQTLLLLRWIADSLHQRVRLAVLTHAHDDRTGGLAVLQANGIKVYSTPLTARRFRQLHPQAQPPTAALKPYTLIRAGRTRLELFFPGPAHTPDNLVAWLPRHKVLFAGCLVREQAANSLGNLDDALPARWPATLRNVAGRYPQARVVVPGHGQWGGTELLTHTAELLREAARRKPPTALRDTGP, encoded by the coding sequence ATGTTTCTAGCCTCTTTTCTCGCTTCAGCCGGTTGCCGCTGGCTGCTGGCTACCCTGTTTCTGCTGGTTGGCAGCCTCGCGCAAGCTAGCTCCAAGCGCCCCTTACCCGCCCTCCGAGTACGCGCCGTGGCACCCCAGGTGTTTGTTCATACTTCCTACCACATGTACCCGGGCACTACTACAGCAGTGCCCTCCAACGGCTTGATTGTGCAAACCAGCAAAGGCGCGGTGCTGATTGACACGGCCTGGGACCCGGAGCAAACGCTGCTGTTGTTGCGCTGGATTGCTGACAGCCTGCACCAGCGGGTGCGCCTGGCCGTACTCACGCACGCCCACGACGACCGAACCGGCGGACTGGCTGTGCTTCAGGCCAATGGCATCAAGGTGTACAGCACCCCGCTCACGGCCCGGCGCTTCCGGCAGTTGCACCCTCAGGCCCAACCTCCCACCGCCGCCCTGAAACCCTACACCCTAATCCGGGCCGGCCGCACACGCTTGGAGTTGTTTTTTCCGGGCCCCGCCCACACCCCCGACAACCTGGTGGCCTGGTTGCCCCGCCACAAAGTGCTGTTTGCCGGTTGCTTGGTCCGGGAGCAGGCAGCTAATTCCCTGGGCAACCTCGATGATGCGCTGCCGGCCCGGTGGCCCGCCACGCTGCGCAACGTGGCCGGGCGCTACCCCCAGGCCCGGGTGGTAGTGCCCGGCCACGGACAGTGGGGCGGAACAGAGCTACTAACGCACACGGCGGAGCTACTTCGCGAAGCCGCCCGCCGCAAGCCACCCACTGCCCTGCGTGATACCGGGCCTTGA
- a CDS encoding tetratricopeptide repeat protein: MRLYLLGCLLLLSLGAWAQRPDTTRPARQINLSNVDVAPAAVDISGWLLLDKDIQTELDGAVQNIYNFKHDRAERQFRSLRRRYPNHPMPYFLLGLTTWWKIMPSNITSQQYDKVFLAYMDTAITRGEALYKRDNKNYEACFFLSAAYGFSARLNAERHNWRKATFASKNALAYLEKSQEANGLSPEFLFGQALINYYAPWISDNYPLLRPVLLFFPKGNKKLGLAQLRSVAANGFYTGTEARVFLMKILQNQENKPDEALALARTMATAFPDNGYFQRFYALMSYQVGDLNECERVSRDILDKINRGQPGYEAISGRYATFFLGSLMQNQYKDLTKAKEYYQRCIVFAESTNDTKQGFYLYSLLNLGRISDKQKDVAAATRYYKEVQQKAERKSEAFNEARAYLKKKRK; encoded by the coding sequence ATGCGCCTATACTTGCTTGGCTGCCTGCTGCTACTCTCCCTGGGGGCGTGGGCGCAGCGGCCCGACACCACTCGCCCGGCCCGTCAGATTAATTTGTCCAACGTAGATGTAGCGCCCGCCGCCGTTGATATTTCCGGCTGGCTGCTGCTCGACAAGGACATCCAGACCGAGCTGGACGGGGCCGTGCAGAATATCTACAACTTCAAGCACGACCGGGCCGAGCGGCAGTTCCGCAGCCTGCGTCGTCGCTACCCCAACCACCCCATGCCCTACTTCCTGCTGGGCCTGACGACGTGGTGGAAGATCATGCCCTCTAATATCACTTCCCAGCAGTACGATAAGGTGTTTCTGGCCTACATGGACACGGCCATTACCAGGGGGGAGGCTCTGTATAAGCGCGACAATAAAAACTACGAGGCCTGCTTTTTCCTCTCGGCTGCCTACGGGTTTTCGGCCCGCCTGAACGCCGAGCGGCACAACTGGCGCAAGGCCACTTTCGCCAGCAAGAATGCCCTGGCCTACCTGGAGAAAAGCCAGGAAGCCAATGGCCTGAGCCCGGAGTTTCTATTCGGGCAGGCTCTGATTAATTACTACGCTCCCTGGATTTCGGATAACTACCCGCTGCTGCGGCCCGTGTTGCTATTCTTCCCGAAGGGCAACAAAAAGCTGGGCCTGGCCCAGCTCCGTAGCGTGGCTGCCAACGGCTTCTATACGGGCACTGAGGCGCGGGTTTTCCTGATGAAAATTCTGCAAAACCAGGAAAACAAGCCCGATGAGGCCCTGGCGCTGGCTCGTACCATGGCCACGGCCTTTCCCGACAATGGCTATTTCCAGCGCTTTTATGCGCTGATGAGCTACCAGGTAGGCGACCTGAACGAGTGTGAACGGGTAAGCCGGGATATTCTGGACAAGATTAACCGGGGCCAGCCTGGCTACGAAGCCATTAGTGGGCGCTACGCTACGTTTTTTCTCGGCAGCCTGATGCAAAATCAGTACAAGGACCTGACGAAAGCCAAGGAGTACTACCAGCGCTGCATTGTGTTTGCCGAAAGCACCAACGATACCAAGCAGGGTTTCTACTTGTACTCCCTACTCAACCTGGGCCGGATTTCTGATAAGCAGAAAGATGTGGCGGCCGCTACACGCTACTACAAGGAGGTGCAGCAGAAAGCGGAGCGCAAGTCGGAAGCCTTCAACGAAGCCCGTGCTTACCTGAAAAAGAAGCGGAAGTAG
- a CDS encoding helix-turn-helix domain-containing protein — MKLQFEPIHPTVDSSFTLLHYTQVGKAELLWHYHPEYELVYIPRGHGRRHIGQHISRFEDGELVLIGPDLPHLTFSYGHPAGTPFEEIVVQLRGDFLGTDFWNKPEMAAIRQLLARSHEGLSFRGGTRTAVGPALRQLLNAPPFMRLLLLLQVLQELAQAPANDCLPLHAGTGGQGLSGKEQQRLSRVYQFVEQHYQRATLSVQEVADVAHLSVPAFCRYFKKMTRHTLTDFLQEYRVGQACRLLLDDDLAVTEVCYSCGFNNLSHFNKTFRKYTGQSPTEYRRQRMGK; from the coding sequence GTGAAGTTACAATTCGAACCCATTCATCCTACGGTAGATAGCTCGTTTACTCTGCTACACTACACTCAGGTAGGCAAAGCTGAGCTACTTTGGCACTACCACCCCGAGTACGAGCTGGTGTACATTCCGCGGGGCCACGGCCGGCGCCACATTGGCCAGCACATTTCCCGCTTCGAAGACGGGGAGCTGGTGCTCATCGGGCCAGATCTGCCCCATCTTACCTTTAGCTACGGCCACCCGGCGGGCACCCCGTTCGAGGAAATTGTGGTGCAGCTGCGGGGCGACTTTTTGGGCACCGACTTCTGGAACAAGCCCGAAATGGCGGCTATTCGCCAGCTGCTGGCCCGCTCCCACGAAGGCTTATCGTTTCGGGGCGGTACCCGCACGGCCGTGGGCCCGGCCCTGCGCCAGCTCCTGAACGCGCCACCTTTTATGCGCCTGCTGCTCTTGCTGCAAGTACTGCAGGAACTGGCCCAGGCCCCTGCCAACGACTGTTTGCCCCTGCACGCGGGCACCGGCGGCCAGGGCCTGAGCGGCAAGGAGCAGCAACGCCTGAGCCGGGTATATCAGTTTGTGGAGCAGCACTACCAGCGCGCCACCCTCTCGGTGCAGGAAGTGGCCGACGTGGCCCACCTCTCGGTACCGGCTTTCTGCCGTTACTTTAAGAAGATGACCCGTCACACCCTCACCGACTTCCTGCAGGAATACCGCGTGGGCCAAGCCTGCCGCCTGCTACTCGACGATGACTTGGCCGTGACGGAGGTGTGTTACTCTTGCGGCTTCAACAACCTTTCCCACTTCAATAAAACTTTCCGCAAATACACCGGCCAAAGCCCCACCGAATACCGCCGCCAGCGCATGGGCAAGTAG